TCCGTGCCCGCGCTGTGACTCTATCAACACCAAGTTTTGCTACTACAACAACTACAACTTCTCCCAGCCTCGGCATTTCTGCAAGTCGTGCCGACGCTACTGGACTCACGGGGGAACACTTCGTGACATACCCGTCGGGGGTGGCAGCCGGAAGAATGCCAAGCGGTCTCGTACCAGTGCCGTGGCTGCTACCACCACCAGCTCAGGAGCCATCTCTTCGTCCCATCATGAGTTCCGCCACCTTCCCACCGTTGGTTCCCAGTTCTTGGTCCCCCTGACGGCTGATCACGGCGGAGCGGTTCCCTTTACCGGTGATGCCAAGGCTGGTTTGAACATTTGCGGGAGTTACACTTCGCTCTTGAATACTCAAGGGACGTCGGGGATTCTGGCGTTGGGTGGATTCGGGCTCGGGCTCGGGCCTGGTCTCGATGACGTAGGCTTCGGGCTTGGGAGGGCGGTCTGGCCCTTTTCGGCGCCTACCGGTGGCGTCGGGACGGCGAGCGTGTCGGAACATGCGTGGCAGCTTGAGAACGGGGAGAGTGGTTTTGGTGGAGGGGATTGTTTCAGTTTTCCAGATCTTGCTATTTCCACGCCGGGTAGTGTTttgaaatgaaatattattttctcATCGTTGTAATGTTTGGTTTCTGCTTTTGACAATATATTCCAAGTTTTTAGAGATTTAAACTTTTCCCACTTTATAAATCATGTTTAATTTCAAGTTTTCAAAGTTCGATTATTTTAGATGATGCAAAAATTTAGATTTATATAATGTAATGGATATGCAGTATACAGTCAAAGTTTTTGTGatataatcaaatataaataaattttcataGTAAAAAATTTACATAACTAGTCAATTTAATCCTTTTATTATTGGCAAAAACTCGTATGAGACAGTTTCAcaagttgtattttgtgagacgggtctcttatttggatcatctataaaaaaataatattttttatgctaagtgtattactttttattattaaaatcagTAGGATTGATTTGTCTCCTCCGTCAGACCGTTTTATAAGAAATCTACTCTTTATTATTATTGACATTGCTTCATTTACTTCAAATCGAAAAACTCTATTTTTATGGGCCTGTGTTGATATTTGTTTAAGCCCAAACTAAATTTATTAAACAATAATTACATTGAGTGGCATTATTTAAAGTTTCACGAGAAATAaggaaattatatttaataaatgAAGGAGTCTTAAATTGCACGTAGGCGGCCCAAACTCGTAATATTTGAACGATTTCTGGTACCTACTCTGCCTCGCTATAATATAGTGTTTGGAATATTGTAATAACAGGGAACCAAAAtcgttataataataataataataataataataataataattacttGATGCAAAATTAAATAATGGATACAAGGACGGACGGGACAACCTTAAAATGATACAATTATAATAGATAAAAATAAGTGACTAAAAAAACGTTAGTGGAATGGAACAACAAATATTAATTTAGTGTGGGCACTTGAATAATTGCAGTCTATGCATagccatttattttaaaataacgtCGGCCGTACAGACTAAAATTTGTTTGGCTTTAATTCCCTACTTTCTAATAGAAAATTTATTATgagaaaagtttttttttttggtgaaatatttttttccgtaaatatataattttaatttattttactaaTTTCGATTTGATCATTGGATAGTGGAGTATTGTTAGCTCCCATTTGGCTCGAAACATTAGAGCATGTTATTGAACTATCattctaaaataaattataatttaatataaatgtatttaatagttattatatatatatatatatatatattactgaaTTAATACGCGAATTATTGCATTCTCTTCATAAAGAATAGGAGGTAGAATcaataaagatttttttttcgATTCATCCCTGACCTCATTCAAGAATTGTTTTTTATCCAATCCGTAGGAATCAATAGAAAAAGCAAATCCCTTATGATACACCAGATCCGGCTCGTTTATTGATAGAGTGAATAATAACATAGTTTGTGCTCGAATTctgcttttaaaaaaatcagaCTTATTGGATGCCAGAAATATCACTGGAGAATGAGTCGTCGGCCTGAATTTATACTTCTCGACGGCGCTCTTCGCCCTTTCTCAGTAACAGATACTGTTGAACTGTCCTTGGAATTTTGAATACATTTCTTGAATGATTTTTTTCCTTGAATAAAGGTGTCTTgcttttaattgtttaatttcaGGTGTTCACACAAGTTAATAAGTGGACGCACCGATTCGGTTCCCAGTCAAAATTTGATATTGACGAGCCTTGCACTCTCTGTAAACCTTTCGGCACCAAATGGAACTCTGGACGTTTCAAAACTTTTATTTCCCTCTataaagaagaaaatttgtTACCAGGAGTTGGAGCTTTGTGATACCGAGGAATTCTTAGTTCCCGCGACTTCATATTCGGACAATCGCCATTGTTTGGCAAAATCATTGGGGACCTGGTAAATCTTGCTCAGGCTTAATAATGAGCGACAATGCGATATTTTTCTGATTAATTGCATTGTTGTTACAGTGTTCTTTATTTTCCTGTACTAGCGTACCAAATGCTCCGACCAAGATTCTGTTGCCTCGTTGTTATTAACGTTGCATGGGAATTTTTGAGTGAGATTGTTGTTGATTGTAATGCTGATCAAGCTCTGATAAAGATGTTTCACTTAACTGATCAAAGCTTGTACATCCGAGAGAAATGGAAATGTTATGTGGCATTCTTCTTCAGTTTGTCTGCTCCTTCGTGGATCAAATAGACCACGTGGAGATGGAGTGAGGCCTTCTGCAGATATCTGTCAAATCAATGATCTTTTATTTTCCTTTGTATATTAgtgttttatttatatttttcttacATATTTGTTTGCATTAGATAGGCATCTATGGTCGACTGAATTGATATTATAAAAACAGATGCTAAGGGTCAAACTTAGTTCCCAAAGGTATGTTATCTTATCCACGAGTACTTTAATTTGAAGCCATTATCTGAAGGAAAGCCTGATGAGAATTCTTCTGTGGAAGACTCGCCTTTCCGTAGTAGCATTTGTGAACCAGGAAAAACTGGACATGATGTCTCGCCATCTGCAAAGACTTGCAGTTTTAATTCATTTTCCTTAAAGTTTCCTTGAATTTGGTCGGCTCAAAAGAAAATAACGACACAAATCGTTTTCACTTCAACCGTTGGATTGTTTTGGATTATCCCATGACTAGAATATGCTCTAACAATTGGGAGTCATACAAACATTTAATGTAATAGATTTGAGCAAGTTaattaaattcaagtagttggaTTTAACGATTATAAACTCAATATGCTTAATATATTATCCGAATTTGTATAAAATAGCGATTTTTAGCGAATTTCGAGTCGATAAGAAAATCAAGTTAgactttttattttggaaagttTCCATAGGAAAATCAAGTGTAGCAATGACGAGCCCATATATTTTGCTTTAAAAGTAAGATTTCCTCGATCTTAATATTATTCCAAGTTACCTGGTCACCCTTGCTATGCCCAACAAGGATCACCCACTCCTCCGGCCACAGGCCCACAGCGCCTCCAAGAACTCCATTAGCGGCTTTGAATTTTAGTTGGGGGAAGTCACATGCATGGAAGGAAATACAaagttataaaaaaatatatgtaacCATCTAATAAACCAAGATGATATTATAAAAACTAAATTGGTGTTTTTAAATAATACTTCAATTTTTTTGAATAATCTCGGAAGCTATCGTTCACGGGGCGAACTTCACGAGGTGACTTCAAAATTTTTGGATCATGTGAATCTCTCGTACTTAAATGAATATGCTCGTCTCATATTTTGCAAAGTCAAAAACACTTGTTCACCATGCTACAACATTCATCCTGGAAATACATTGATATTAATATGAgataaattaaaatctaaataatTTGATATTGAGAAAGAAGTAGACACTTGTTCATGAGTATACTACAATATATAAGAAATAAGGCAAAAAGGTCTCAAGGGTTGTATTTTATGAGATGGATCTTTTATTTAagtaatccatgaaaaactattattttttgtgCTAAGAAtgtttactttttattgtaaatatcggtagggacccgtctcacagataaagattcgtgagaccgtctcacaagaatcCTACTCAAAAAATAGttggaaaaacaaaaaaaacaaaacaaacacaCGATCGAACTGCATGCAAATGCACTGATAGGTAGTGTATATTATGTCTGGGGAACAAGAAACTGGATGATACCCcatggaagacaggcccatctTAGAGCCCCATtatggaagacaggcccatcaaAGGCCCTATTATCTCTGGCGCAAGCCCAAGTGGAAAATAAGCTCATCAAAGGCCCAgttattctcctataaataccaggtttgagcgtatgatttttcattcactatattgttttcagcagcacccttagctgctcccccatatatcctcagtcactgacttgagcgtcggaggggctacgccaagacgccctcctggccccctcttaacgatcttctttgttatttcaggctcagggtaactTCAAAACCTGCGTCTGGATTAGTGACGCTTGCGTGGATCGGActctaaatttcccgtgagtatcactggAGAAGCATTAATTTAAGTTAATTGACAAAGAAGGGATCATTCATTAATGGTGTCACGTACTCAGTCGTGTATAATTCCTTTTGTCCCTGATAATACagaattttaattttgttttgaaaattaaattacatagaaaaattaaatttatttttttaaaaaaatcaaaattttgcaAAAAGGgtgagaaaaaaaataaataatagctGGCGGGACAATTAATTTATATAGAGTAGAACATCAATAATAGGACCAAATTtcagaaggaaaaaaaaagacaatctagtcatattttattaaattgccTTGGTAATGCTTGTAATTTTAGGCTGTGCTTGGTAGGCTTGATTAGGTGTGATTGTCTAATTTTATCCAGCCTAATCCATTGCTTGGTTCAATTATAAATAAACCAACCCAATCTGTTGTGCAATGGACAAAGTTGTACAAGCCTGGTTAATTTTAACCCATGTCCAAGCCCATTATTATTAGTCCTGGTTTATATCACACGTGTACTTTACTATACTACCCTTCATTATCGATGCCAAaatcaaattagcgacggtttctcaaaaaagatcggcgacggtttctcaaaaCAAGATCGACGACGGTTTCTCAAGATCTGCGACGGTTTCATGCactaataaaccgtcgctaaatgtcaaattagcgacggtttcacaagatcggcgacggtttctaaaaaaacgtcgctattagcgacgggttttcagAAGCCGTCGCGAAAGGGAAGGCATGATTCCCCCTCCGACCTTTTCCGGCAGCCCATTTCCGACCGGCCGCCTGCCGTCGCCGCCACTATCGCCGTCGCGAAAGGGAAGGACAAtttcgtcttttcatcaaaaaattcaaaattatcctacacttaaaaatcgtaccaaacataatattattttacaccgtatattacaatcctaccacaatcattttctttatcatttacgtactaatcattagtttatcctatccttccaaccaaacgtagccttaAAGAATTATTTATGATATTGACAAAACTATAGATTTATTTAAGGATATATCATCGGATTAATTTATTGAAATTATTAAATTGGTAAGCTGACCCAAATCGAGAATGGGAAAAAGATTATTTTAGAgagatttttaatttatatatatttagcgTAGATATAGACATATTCACACATTGACTATTTacgtaaataattaaattaattgtaCTTTTAGACGGAAATATGCAAATTTATTTTACCttgaacaaataaaaataaaaaataaaatccatcaTTATCAATCCCGTTCCggctttttttttataaataatttaatcgcAATTTTTGACATTAATAAAGATTTGGAAGACCAAACGAGCACATTTTATATCTAAAATGTATTAAAATGGTTACTAGAAAGATCCTTTGATGGAACAAAACATTATCATACAAAGCTAGCTATATTAcccaataaattaaattaacaactatattaattttttttttaaagtcagATTGCATATTGCTGATTTCAAATTTTCTGAACTGAATGATGCTTTATGGTTAACTAACTAGATGTCATAACTTAGCTCTACACTTTCAACTTacacaaaaaattgtgtgaaacggtcttacgggtcgtatttgtgaaacatatatcttatttgtgtcattcatgaaaaaaataatattttttggcaaaaacttgcgtgagacggtctcgcgggtcgtatctgtgagacggatctcttatttgggtcacccatgaaaaaatattactttttatgctaaaagtattactttttattgtgaatatggatagggttgacccgtctcacagattatgatccgtgagacggtctcacatgagacctactcatattttttatgctaatagtgttattttttattgtgaatatcggtggggttgacccgtctcaccaataaagattcgtaagatcgtctcacaaaaaacttaTTCTTCAACGTATTATCGTTGGAAAATTCGGATGCTTGGCGATAGTGCTATCCTGACTCTACATCGTTCCATTTATTTGGAGTCATCCAATTGTAGCAAGATGttgtaaaattgaaattttaggCCCATCTTCTATATTTTCTCCACAAAATTATGTTTTCAGCGTAAACTAGGTTTTGTATGAACAAATAAGACAAATTCTCTGATCAAATACGtccaaaaataaaaagaaaaatcttTAAAGCTTTGcctaaaagataaaaattataCGTAAATCTGACTTTTAAAAGTACGGCCGGAATAAGTAATAGTGATATGTACGTTTTACCAACTAGCTGATGCATCCACGAGTTGGAATAATCGCATGCTTCCAAAAAGAGAAATTTAATAATACGTTTGAAACATTTTAGATTGTGTTCCAAGagattgaaattttatttttataataaaacaaTATATGAAATTTTAAGTAAACATAATATTTGaatcaatttcaaatattaGATACAAACAGATAAAGAGTGAATTTAAAGTTTATAATCTTATTTAtcgaaaatatatttaaaatctaTGGAACAAAAATCTACCAATCTAAACACAATTTTAgagaatttatttatataataataagtttattattcttttccgctgtaattaggGCCACGTGCATGTGACTTTTC
This Primulina eburnea isolate SZY01 chromosome 2, ASM2296580v1, whole genome shotgun sequence DNA region includes the following protein-coding sequences:
- the LOC140823579 gene encoding dof zinc finger protein DOF3.4-like, translating into MASDAVERKPTRAGHVGAQPPEPEHLPCPRCDSINTKFCYYNNYNFSQPRHFCKSCRRYWTHGGTLRDIPVGGGSRKNAKRSRTSAVAATTTSSGAISSSHHEFRHLPTVGSQFLVPLTADHGGAVPFTGDAKAGLNICGSYTSLLNTQGTSGILALGGFGLGLGPGLDDVGFGLGRAVWPFSAPTGGVGTASVSEHAWQLENGESGFGGGDCFSFPDLAISTPGSVLK